From the genome of Longispora fulva:
AGCAGGGCGGCGCGCACCCCCTCGTCGCTGAAGCCCGGCGGCATCCGCACGTCCGTAACGGCGATGTCCGGCCGGTGCTCGTCGACCGCCGCCAGCAGCCCGGCCGCGTCGCCGACCTCGGCGCAGACGTCGAAGCCGGCCGCTTCGAGCACCTTGACCACCCCGACCCGCAGCAGAACGGAATCCTCGGCGATCACGGCACGCACGGCAGCTCCACGGTGATGACTGTCGGGCCCCCGACGGGGCTGTGGCAGGACAGCGTGCCGTCGACTGAGGCGACCCGCTTGGCCAGTCCGGCCATGCCGGTTCCCCGGGACGCGGCACCGGCTTCGGCACCGTGTCCGGCACCGTGTCCGGCACCGAGTTCAGTACTGAGTTCGGCGCCGCCCACACCGTCGTCCGTGACGACCGCCAACAGTGTCCCACCGACCTGCTCGACGGTCACCTCCGCCCTGGTCGCCCGGGCGTGTTTGACCACGTTCGTCAACGCTTCGGAAACCACGAAGTAGGCGACCGCCTCGATAGTCGGCGGCGGGCGATGCGGCAGGTCCACCGCCACCCGCACCGGGACCGGCAGGCGGGCGGCGATGCCGGACAGCGCAGCGTCCAGGCCTCGGTCCTCCAGGACCGCCGGATGCAGACCGCGAACCAGGTTGCCCAGCTCGGTAATGGCTTCCTTCGCCTCACGGTGCGCGTCGTCGATCACCGCGCGCGCCTCGTCCGACAGGTCCCCGAGCGTGGCCTTCGCCAGCCCGAGGTTGACCGCGAGCGCCACCAGACGCTGCTGCGCGCCGTCGTGCAGATCGCGCTCGATCCGGCGGCGCTCGGCATCCGCGGCGTCGATCACGCTCGCCCGGCTGTCCGCCAGATCGGTGACCCGGCGGGCCAGCTGCTCCTCACGGCTCGGTCCCAGCAGCGTCCGCGCGGCGGCAGTGTCGACCCGGGCCAGTGCCTTCGCGAACCAGCCGGTGCCGTAGAGCAGTGCCACGCCCGCGACGGTGACGTAAGCGGCTTTGGTGGCGTAGCCGGGGCTGTCGATCCGCCAGTGCGTCGGCGTCACCCAGATCCAGAGGTAGACGGTCGCCGCCGCGGCACCGACCACCCAGCAGGCCAGCGTCAACGTCCCGCCGAGCACGATCAGCGGACCGGCCAGGAAGTGATAGCGCAGCTGTCGACGGCCCGCGGCCGACAGCAGCCACGGCACCATGCCACGGAGCCCCGGCCGTTCCGCCAGCCCGTCGGGCACCGCGATGTGGACACCGAACAGGAGGCGGAAACGCTGCCGCTGCGTCCAGCTCAGCAACGGAGCGGCGGCTACCGCGACGACCACGGCCACGACCCAGGCCCCTACCCATCCAGACACAATTGACCACAGCGAGAACGCCGCGAGCAGGGCCCACAGCAACCCCACCGCCAGTAGGCTGCCGAGAAGGACAGCCAGGCCCGCAGCGAGAAGCGCCGTGGCCCGACCTGCTCCTTGAAAAGGCCGTCGCACGTACCGCGCCCACCCCGTCCTGATGATCATGACGAGACAATAGAGCCACAAGCCATGCGGGCTCCATCAACTTGCCTGGCGTGCTCGGGGTGAGGTTTTCTCCACCCCCGATTCGGATACGCGTGTGAGTGACAGTGCAGCGGCCGCACAGCAGGCTTGAGTCCGTGACCAGGAAGAAGGCAGGGGCGGACTCAAGGATGACGCAGATGATGCTTTTCACGCGGGACGCGCCGACCGGGCAGCCGCGCAGGAGCGACGAACCGCTGGGGCCCGGGCCGCACGGCACCGACCCGAACCAGCCGCCCCACCCGGCGGCCACGTCCCGCGGCACACGCCGGATCGGGCGCCTACTCGTCGCCTCCGGCCTCGGACTGCTTCCCTGGATGTACGTCCTGGCCGCCGGTCTTTCCGCAGTCGCAACCGCCCCGCGTTGGCCAGCCGCCTGGATCGGCATGGACATCCTGGAAGCGGCGGGCCTGATCGCCACCGGCCTGCTCGCAGCGCGCGGC
Proteins encoded in this window:
- a CDS encoding sensor histidine kinase, with translation MAVVVAVAAAPLLSWTQRQRFRLLFGVHIAVPDGLAERPGLRGMVPWLLSAAGRRQLRYHFLAGPLIVLGGTLTLACWVVGAAAATVYLWIWVTPTHWRIDSPGYATKAAYVTVAGVALLYGTGWFAKALARVDTAAARTLLGPSREEQLARRVTDLADSRASVIDAADAERRRIERDLHDGAQQRLVALAVNLGLAKATLGDLSDEARAVIDDAHREAKEAITELGNLVRGLHPAVLEDRGLDAALSGIAARLPVPVRVAVDLPHRPPPTIEAVAYFVVSEALTNVVKHARATRAEVTVEQVGGTLLAVVTDDGVGGAELSTELGAGHGAGHGAEAGAASRGTGMAGLAKRVASVDGTLSCHSPVGGPTVITVELPCVP